GGGGTTGTGATCCCGGGGTGGGACCCGAGACCACACACCCCCAGGTGCGGGTGTGGCAAGAGTTTCGGCGGCCATAGCGCGAGGGAAACGCCCGGTCCCATTCCGAACCCGGAAGCTAAGACTCGCAGCGCCGATGGTACTGCAGGGGCCACCCTGTGGGAGAGTAGGACACCGCCGGACATTCATTCCGAGATGGCCACCCGATGACGGGTGGCCATCTCGCAGTTAAGCACCAGTTTCGCGGCACCGCCCGCAGTACGGTGGATCACGACACAACAGCACAGACGACAGGAACATCGTGGACGACGAGCGCAAGGATCGTCCGGAGCAGGCTCCGGACCGGGCAGGCGCGTCCCGGGGCGACGGCCGACGCGGTCCGTCTCGCGGCGACGCCCGCGGTGGCGACCGGAAGCCGGGCCGCACGGGTGATCGCCCGGCGAAGGCGGGGTCGTCGCGCGACCACGGTGGCACGTCGTCGGGTGGCAGGTCGGCGCGCGCGCAGTCGCGCGATGGCGGCTCCTCGCCGCGCCGCGACGGTGATCGTCCGCGCCAGGATCGCGCGCGCGACGGCGAGCGGCGGTCGTACTCGGGTCGCCCCGAGCGTTCCGGTCGCCCCGACGGCGCGGGTCGTTCCGATCGCGGCGGTCGCCCGCAGCGGGCCGGCGGCGCGGATCGCCCAGGTCGTTCGGATCGTGCGGGACGCCCCGATCGCGCTGGCGGGGCGGGACGCCCGGATCGTGCCGATCGTCCGGATCGTGCGGGGCGCCCGGATCGTGCGGGGCGCCCGGATCGTGCGGGGCGCCCGGATCGTGCGGGACGCCCGGATCGTTCCGGCGGCGCCGGTCGCCCGGATCGCGCCGGTCGCCCGGATCGTGACTGGCGCGGTGACCGCTCCGACCGCTCCGACCGCAGCGGCGGTCCCCGTGGCGGTCGTCAGGGCCAGGGCCGCGTCGCGGGCCGAGGACCACGACCGCAGGGCGGCCCGCGCGACGACCGCGAGTCGAAGCCGCGTCGGTACGTGCCCGAGGTGGACCCGTCGATCGACGCCCGTGACCTCGACCGCGCCGCACGCGCCGAGCTCAAGACGCTGAGCAAGGACAACGCCGAGCAGGTCGCCCGCCACCTCGTCGCGGCCTCGCGACTCCTCGAGGACGACCCGGCGCGCGCGCACGAGCACGCGCTCGAGGCAGCGCATCGTGCGGGACGCGTCGCCGTCGTGCGCGAGACCCTCGCCATCACCGCCTACGAGACCGGTGACTTCGCGCTCGCGCTGCGCGAGCTGCGCACCTACCGACGCATCTCGGGCCGCGACGACCAACTGCCGCTCATGGTCGACAGCGAGCGCGGCGTGGGCCGGCCCGAGAAGGCACTGGAGCTCGGCCGCTCCGTCGACCGCGAGTCGCTCGAGACGCCCGTGCGCGTGGCACTCGCGATCGCCATGTCGGGCGCGCGGCTCGACCTCGGACAGGTCGAGGACGCCCTGTCGGAGCTCGAGATCCCGCAGCTCGACCCCGACCGCGCGTTCAGCTGGAGCCCCGCGCTCTTCGACGCGTACGCGGAGGTGCTCGAGGAGCTCGGGCGCACCGAGGTCGCAGCCGAGTGGCGTGCGCGCTCGGCGCGAGCGGTCGCCGCGCTCGATGCGGCGACCGCCGACGTCGAGACCGTGACCGTCTTCGAGGTCGAGTCCGACGAGGAGACGGAGGAGGCGCCCGAGGCGGTGGTGGACGCCGGGACCGATGGCGCCGCGGCCGACGAGGACGCGGCCGACGGTCGCGTCGCGGACGACGCCGAACCCGAGGCATCCGCCGTCGACCAGGAGACCGTCGGAAGCGATGATGAGCCTGCTGCGCCGCGCGAGGACTGATTCGGCGACGCCCCTCGACGGGGCCGATGCGGTGCTGGCCGACCTCGACGGGGTCGTCTACGCGGGCCCGTCGGCGCTGCCGCACGCGGTCGAGAGCCTCAACGCCGTCGCTGCGACCATGCCGGTCGGCTACATCACGAACAACGCCTCCCGCAGCGACGCGACCGTGGCCGCGCACCTCGGCGACCTCGGGCTCCGGGTCGCGCCCGAGCACGTCGTCACGTCCCCGCAGGCCGCGATGCGCCTGCTTCGCGCGGCCGTCGACCCCGGTGCGACCGTGCTCGTCGTGGGCGGCGAGGGCATCATCGTCGAGCTGGAGCGCGCGGGCTACGTGCCCACGCGATCCGCGGAGGACGCACCGGCCGCGGTCGTGCAGGGCTTCGCCCCCGACGTCGGCTGGACCCAGCTCGCCGAGGCGAGCTTCGCCATCAACGACGCCGCCGATCGCGGCGGCATCCCGTGGATCGCCACGAACACCGACTGGACGATCCCCGTCGCGCGCGGCATCGCCCCGGGCAACGGCACCCTCGTCTCCGCGGTGCACACGGCCGTCGGCATCCTGCCGCAGGTCGCCGGCAAGCCGGAGACCCCGATCTTCACGGAGGCCACCGAGCGGTTCGGCGTCGCGTCGCCCCTCATGATCGGCGACCGGCTCGACACCGACATCCTCGGCGCACGTCGGGCCGGCATCCGCTCCGCGCTCGTGCTCACCGGCATCGACCGGGCGAAGCAGGTGCTCGCGGCGAAGCCCGAGATGCGTCCCGACTTCGTGCTCGCCGACCTGCGCGGGCTGCACGAGCCGTACCCCGAGACCCGCACCCGTCGCGACGGAGGCGTCTCGGTCGGCGACGCCGTGGTGCGCATCGACGGCCGTCAGGTGACGGTCGTGCGCGACGGCGACCCGCTCGACCTGCTGCGCGCCGCAGCCGCGGCGATCTGGGGGAGCGCGACGCCCATCCACGGACTGGAGGTGCCGGAGCGTCTCTACGCGTGACCCGGCTCCGCCGTCGTGCGGAGGCGATAGCGTGGAGGGGTGAGTGACGCACCCGCGGACGACGCGACCCCGGCGGACGTGAGCCCCGAGGCATCCGCCGCCCCCGACGGCCTCGCCGAACGCCTGGCGGGCATCGACGAGCTGCCGCTCGAGGAGCGCGCCGCCGCCTTCGAACAGCTGCACCGCGAGTTGCGCGCCCAGCTCGAGGGCGCCGACCCGGAGGCGGCCGACTGAGCTCCGACGACGGCAGACTCGACGCGACCCTCGCCGCCCGCGGGCTCGCGCGGTCGCGCACGCACGCCGCCCAGCTGATCGCCGACGGTGACGTGCGGGTCGACGGCCGGGTGGTGCGCAAGGCCTCCACCCGGGTCGGCCCGGGCGCGGACCTCGTGGTGGAGGCATCCGACCACTACGTGAGCCGGGCGGCATGGAAGCTCGTGACCGCGCTCGACGCGTTCGGCGTCGATCCGGCCGGTCGCACGGTGCTCGACGCCGGGGCCTCGACGGGCGGGTTCAGCCAGGTGCTGCTCGAGCGCGGCGCGCGCACCGTCATCGCGGTCGACGTCGGCCACGACCAGCTCTCGCCGAGCCTGCACGGCACGCCGGGGCTGGTGGCGGTCGAGGGATGCAACGTGCGCGACCTCACGCCCGAGGTGCTCGCCGACGTGTCGGGCGTCGACGACCGACCGACGCTCGTCACCGCGGATCTCTCGTTCATCTCGCTCACGACCGTGCTGCCCGCGCTGCGCGCGACCGCGGCGGACGACGCCGACTTCGTGCTGCTCGTGAAGCCGCAGTTCGAGGTGGGGCGCGGCGGCGTGCGCGCGGGCGTCGTCCGCGACGACGCGCTGCGCGCGGAGGCCGTGATGGGCGTGCTGCGGTTCGCGGCCGGCATCGGGCTCGGCACGGCGGGCGTCGTGTCCTCCCCAGTGCAGGGCACCCACGGCAACATCGAGGTGCTCGCGTGGTTGCGCGCCGAGGGCGGGAGCGATCCGTCAGAATGGAGTGGACTGGTGACGGCGGAGACGAAGGGCGGTCGGGCGTGAGCGAAGCGCGGCACTTCCTGGTCGTCTCCCACACCGGGCGCCGCGACTCCCTGGAGGCCACGTCCGAGGTGTGCCGGCAGCTGACCGCGGCCGGCGCGATCCCCGTGATCGCCGCCGAGCAGTGGGACGACCTGCACGAGTTCGACCCCGAGATGAACGGCAACGCCCGGCGCCTCGAGGACGGCGTGTCGCTCGCCGACATCGAGCTCGCGATCGTGCTCGGCGGCGACGGCACCATCCTGCGCGCCGCCGAGATGGTGCGCGGGCACTCGGCGCCCGTGCTCGGCGTGAACCTGGGCCACGTCGGGTTCCTCGCCGAGTCCGAGCGCGACGACCTCGGCTACACCGTGGCCCGTGCGCTCGCCCGCGACTACGAGGTCGAGGAGCGCATGGCGCTCGCGGTGCGCGTGAAGGTGGGCCCGGACGTGGTCTGGGAGAGCTGGGCGCTCAACGAGGTGACCGTCGAGAAGGCCGAGCGCGAACGGCTGCTCGAGGTCGTCATCGAGGTCGACCGTCGTCCGCTGTCGACGTTCGGGTGCGACGGGGTCGTCGTCTCCACGCCGACCGGCTCGACCGCGTACGCGTTCTCGGCCGGCGGGCCCGTCATCTGGCCCGGCGTCGAGGCCATGCTGCTCGTGCCGCTCAGCGCGCACGCCCTGTTCGCCCGCCCGCTCGTGGTCGGCCCCGACTCGTCGCTCGCGATCGAGGTGCTCGACCGCACGAACGCCTCGGGCGTGCTCTGGTGCGACGGGCAGCGCATGCACGACCTGCCGTCCGGCGCGCGCGTGATCGTGCGCCGCTCCGACACGCCGGTGCGACTGGCCCGACTGCACGAGGCGCCGTTCACCGACCGGCTCGTCAACAAGTTCCGACTCCCGGTCGCCGGGTGGAGGGGGCCCGGCACGCGTGATTGAGGAACTGTCCATCCGCGACCTCGGCGTGATCGCGGAGGCGACGCTGCCCGTGGGCCCGGGGTTCACCGCG
This is a stretch of genomic DNA from Agromyces sp. SYSU T00194. It encodes these proteins:
- a CDS encoding tetratricopeptide repeat protein, translated to MPEVDPSIDARDLDRAARAELKTLSKDNAEQVARHLVAASRLLEDDPARAHEHALEAAHRAGRVAVVRETLAITAYETGDFALALRELRTYRRISGRDDQLPLMVDSERGVGRPEKALELGRSVDRESLETPVRVALAIAMSGARLDLGQVEDALSELEIPQLDPDRAFSWSPALFDAYAEVLEELGRTEVAAEWRARSARAVAALDAATADVETVTVFEVESDEETEEAPEAVVDAGTDGAAADEDAADGRVADDAEPEASAVDQETVGSDDEPAAPRED
- a CDS encoding HAD-IIA family hydrolase, giving the protein MSLLRRARTDSATPLDGADAVLADLDGVVYAGPSALPHAVESLNAVAATMPVGYITNNASRSDATVAAHLGDLGLRVAPEHVVTSPQAAMRLLRAAVDPGATVLVVGGEGIIVELERAGYVPTRSAEDAPAAVVQGFAPDVGWTQLAEASFAINDAADRGGIPWIATNTDWTIPVARGIAPGNGTLVSAVHTAVGILPQVAGKPETPIFTEATERFGVASPLMIGDRLDTDILGARRAGIRSALVLTGIDRAKQVLAAKPEMRPDFVLADLRGLHEPYPETRTRRDGGVSVGDAVVRIDGRQVTVVRDGDPLDLLRAAAAAIWGSATPIHGLEVPERLYA
- a CDS encoding TlyA family RNA methyltransferase, whose translation is MSSDDGRLDATLAARGLARSRTHAAQLIADGDVRVDGRVVRKASTRVGPGADLVVEASDHYVSRAAWKLVTALDAFGVDPAGRTVLDAGASTGGFSQVLLERGARTVIAVDVGHDQLSPSLHGTPGLVAVEGCNVRDLTPEVLADVSGVDDRPTLVTADLSFISLTTVLPALRATAADDADFVLLVKPQFEVGRGGVRAGVVRDDALRAEAVMGVLRFAAGIGLGTAGVVSSPVQGTHGNIEVLAWLRAEGGSDPSEWSGLVTAETKGGRA
- a CDS encoding NAD kinase gives rise to the protein MEWTGDGGDEGRSGVSEARHFLVVSHTGRRDSLEATSEVCRQLTAAGAIPVIAAEQWDDLHEFDPEMNGNARRLEDGVSLADIELAIVLGGDGTILRAAEMVRGHSAPVLGVNLGHVGFLAESERDDLGYTVARALARDYEVEERMALAVRVKVGPDVVWESWALNEVTVEKAERERLLEVVIEVDRRPLSTFGCDGVVVSTPTGSTAYAFSAGGPVIWPGVEAMLLVPLSAHALFARPLVVGPDSSLAIEVLDRTNASGVLWCDGQRMHDLPSGARVIVRRSDTPVRLARLHEAPFTDRLVNKFRLPVAGWRGPGTRD